The Ooceraea biroi isolate clonal line C1 chromosome 3, Obir_v5.4, whole genome shotgun sequence genome contains the following window.
TACAGACCCTTTATCTTGGAAATAATTTCTTCCGGTTGATTATTCGACATTATCGTCTCGTGCTCAATGTCCTGCAAACCAGCCAATTGATCCTTTAATTTCTGAATGGCTACTTGATCTTGTTGCCGTAGTCTGTCATAGCCTCCAACAATCTCGGAGAGTTCGGCCAACCGTGCCTCCAATCCGGCTACTCTTGCTTCATGTATCATTGCTAATCCTCTCGCTTGCTGTTCCGCGGCGGCGACTCTCTTTTGCTCCTTAACGTTAAGGACGTTAATATATTTGGATGTAACATTTTCGGACTAGAAGaacgtaataaataacttttaacGTGATCTTTACTTCACGAATCGCGTTTAAGTGTTGCTTCTTCATTACTGCCATTTCGGCTTGCAGAGAGAGTAGGAGCGGCGGCGTTTCCTTCGCCGCTTCTTCAGCCTGCTTGAGCTTGGACTTGGTAATCTCCAATTCGGCTTCGAGGATTTTGCACTGTGTCTTATTTGCGAGGTGTGTCTTCAATTGTCCTTCCAGCTGTTCCTTATTGCGTTGCTCATCTTGTAGCAGCTTCTGTAACTCTCTGCAAGAATGTGTCATTTGTGGACCTTCACGAACATGAAAGTAATATCACACGTGATACTACTTTTCGCACCCGcaagttataataatatataaattataatatataaaattcaattgtAGACGTACTTTGTCTTCCTGACGAAGTCCGcgtgttctttctctctctcgtgtcgCTCCATGATTAATTTGCACTTTACATGCTCGATTTCGGAATGATTGACATTTTGAGCCTTCTTCAGCCTGTCTTTTAGATCTTTGATTACTTTTTCACACTGTAAACATTAATTCTCAATTGGACAATCCTGATAATAAGAGCGGATGTCAAGCTTCTCTTACTTCATCACGTTCGCTTCTTAGTTGCTTCTTATCGATTTGGAAGTTAGCTTCCATCTTCGATTTTTCTGCCGATAACGTGGCCAACTGATTCATTAACATACCCAGCTGATTCTTTAATTGCTCCACGGTTTCAGTATCCTCAGGATCTGTCTGACTTTCTTGTGACTAAAAAATAACAGGCGTCATGAAATACTAATGATAACAGCGCTGATCttacaaagagaaaattacTGTAGTACCTGTTGATTATCGGATGCATCATCTTTAGGAATGGAAACTTTTTCTACTTTTGGTTTGTCTgtgttttctatattttttgtgTCAGGTTCCATGTCTTTCTCAtctaaaacaaatattttttagtaatttctttctctatctttctacATTTATGTATGGAAATTCGCTGAAGTATTCACCCTGTTGAGTTTGTTCTTTCAATTTGCCAAGCTTGTTTTGTTTCTTCTCGTCAGCAGccattgttatttaatatgattGAACGTTATAATTTACTAGTTTGCACCTGAAACCAAATTGAAGGAATAAAttttgtatgaaatatttaaatcattttttcacACTCTTATCATTAAGGATAAAAGATGTTAATGAGAAAAGAAACACATTAAGCAGAACATgttgaaaagtataaagagatttttatatgataaatatgtctgtgtatgtgtatgtgtattatatattctctATATTATCAATTTGAAAACTTGGAATTTCAAGCAAACTGATTTAGAATTATATCGGGTTAAGTAAAcacagaaatattgtaattttacattttacatgagtttattgaaacattttcgtccttctttttctctatataaattataatacataaaaaaatgcttAATCAGATTCTTTCTTGTTCTCTACATTTTCAGTACTGTCATTAGAAATGGACTTGACTGAGGATTCTATGTCCAACGTTACTGGCCCGCTGTTCTGTATGGAAACTTCCATCATTGCGCCAAATTTACCATCTGCACAAGTTTTGCCAAAAGTAAATTCTTAAGAACGTTCAACAATGTATTGCATAAACCATACTTTTCAATCCATAGTACATAGTTACATTACCTTTGACCAATTCTGGGATATACTTTTTACGAAGCTCGGCaagaaaattcatataaaaaggTTCTGACTCTTGTGCAGGCATGGCTCTATGAAAATCTAACTTATTTCCCTTCAGAACATGGTACAATGTAAATTGGCTAATGCACAATATCTCGTACTTCTTATCCATTACACTGGCACCCCATTTTTTACCCTTGTCACCATCAAACATTTTGGTATTCAATATCTTTCTGACTCTACGACatagaaattgatatttaagCGACTGTACTTGTACACGTGAGTGCTAATAATGTTATTTCGTTACATGTATTCCATGTCTGCTGCTCCATCATCCCTCTTTATACCAATTAACACGCACAGTCCATTCCCAATGCTACTAATAATTTCTCCATCAACTGAAACATTACACTTGGCCCTTACTATGATAGAATAACGTTACCCATATAATtcaatttgcattaatttccaatatataaattatgtatattggTTACACGTATCATGGTGTATATTCTTGTTACACTGTGATGTACATTATGCATGTGTCACGTGATATACGTTACTTGTGTGTCACAAAGAATACATGTTTGCATTagatttaaaaagtttatcaTGAACATACTGAAGTGTACTTTTTGCAAAAGACGCCTCCAACCTAAAGGCAATTTTACCTGAGACAGAAGCCTTCGAAACTCGTTGTATTACTGCTTTCATCGTCGAAAACCGCTTCGTCTCAGCCTCACGGGAGTCGTAATCGAATGTTACGTTAGCGTGACGAAtgcctctttttttctgtaataaacGCAATTACCGCGATTAGTGCCACGGTGCGCTATTGTGTTTTACAAGGCAGGGGTTCTCAATACGCCACTCACACGTTGGTCTAGGCATCACTGAAGGAACTTTCAACGTGGGAAGACTGGGAAGTATCAATCAGTAACAATTGATTCGTGCAGCAAGAATGTCCCATTCATTGGCCAAGCTAATGATACTTCTAATTTTCTTCCTCACATTTcatcttttacattttccGTGTTACAATACGTTAATCGCGGGAAAACATACTCCAAAGTGTAtgcgtgtacatacatacaatacAAAAGTCGCTGACTTTGCTCACGACTCATTTAACTGAAATACTCAGGGTGACTTTCCCGACATTAACTGcaaagaaaatatcgaaattaaataaatagaatttatttccCGTGTACATTTCGTGCGCGAGATAACGTCGAGCGAATGACAGCGATCACCTTTAGCGCTAAGCCCGCCAAGCGGAGGCGCTAAATGGGCGGTTTGTGGAAACGCGCTCTAGTGATAACCTGGTGATAACCGTCGGCGGCAGCCAATGGGAGTTGGCCGACGGTCGCGGGAGCCCATTTCCGCGTACGGGCTCTGCTCCCTACGGTACTGTCGTAGCGACTTTTCGAAGATTGTTTACAAGCGCGACTCTCTCGCGCGTACGCGGTATATACGGTGGCGTGCGTAAATaatcgcgcatcgcgcacgctcgctcgcgtcgtAACGCAACGTCGCGGGATCGCCCGTAGGACTTTCCCGCGTGTTTTGCCCCACGAGAGAtgtgcgcgtcgcgacgcgcgtccCCCGTGCCCGTCGTCGCGTGCGTCGCGGCGCGATAGCGGACTCCCGCCGCGGCGTATACCcagtgtgtatatgtgtgtgcgcgcgtgtatacaCCGTGACCCACTTGTTGCGTCTAGGTTATGGcgttataaacaaaaatatgctgCGCACAATAGACGCGTCCGCCAGTCGCGCGTCTATTTGTTCGTCGTGAACTAACGCTAGCCGGCACCAGGGCATGGAGGCGGGCCCGGGCCTGAGCCTGTTCCAGGGCTCGGACAGCATACAGCTGAACGCGGCGGCGCAGAGGctcgaggaggacgaggagcaGGAGGATAAGAAGCGACGAGACAAGGAGGTATGtacgtcgcgcgcgtttctctcgATGCGAGGTGCTTCGAGTTCGGCTTGCTCCGCGGTGCATGCCCTGGAAGCTCCACTACATGACACCTTGTCGTGGACAAGTCTTACCGTGCGACATGTGGAAAATGGTGCACAGAGTCCACTGCGACTGGAATTTTGTTCTGGAGAAACCCTTTGTTGTATTATCTCTACGCTAGGAGAATAATGTTGATAGTCCGCTGTGTAGAGCTCCCTTGCAGAGCAATCTCATCATTGCGCTTGCCTTGCACTAGGTGGGAAAGAATGTGTAGAAGCTCCTTTGCGCAAGGTCTTGCTTGAGAAAGTTaatatgtatcatatttttctatttgatACAGCAGAATTGGATGTGGGTGTTTTGTAGTGTGCTTTTATGCAGAAATTTTGTTACGCTTATGTATCcatgttgtttttttttttcagattAAGGATCTCCTGACAAACGCGTTCGATGATCTGGAGAACGATGACGACGCAAGTTCAGTCGACAGCAGTCATTATCAGGACGATAATGTCAGGGACACTGACTGTATCAATACAGTGGGCGACTCTGAACTGGATTCGGTTGTGCCCATCAAGGGTCAGTTAGCGGCGACGCAAACGCAGAAGGATTTTCGCGTCTACGATCGCGCGCAGAATCTGAACAATTACGATCAAGACGTGATAACGAATCACAGGTTCGAGTCCGAGGGGTCTGACGGGACCGTGCAGACTGATTTTGGTTTGTACGGGCGAACGGGGACACCATACGGCAACAATAGATTCAACGACAGTAACAGTAGCATGCTGGAAACGCCGTATGAATTAGCGAAACCGCCGACCGGATATCCCCGTAAGCTGCACGCGCAGCAGTCGGTTGAGGAATGCACGTTCGGTGACAGTTATCCCTATAACTATGAGACCCCGTCTAACCATTACAATACCCATCCCAAGAAATACTCTAATAACGGTTATACCGATGCGTACGAGAATAATGTACAAAGTAACCAGATTCACGAGTTCGGCGGGGGCGATAACGCAACCTCGGACCACGCGAATCACTGCTATAAGACTAGTCCGAACGGCAAACCAATGGACGACGAGGCGGCATACAAAACAGCAGATTACAATAGCAAGGAGCAACTGGAAGTGCTCTACCAGATCAGAAAGCGGGAGATCGATCGTTTGATGGAGGAGCTCCAACAACTCAAGCAGGAGAAAGAGGATGAGAAGAACAAAATGAGCAGGAAACTGTCGCTGCTGCAGACGGAAGTCACCGCGGCTAATATCTCAAAGAATCAAGCGCATCATGCGTTTGGTAAGAATTTGACAAGAAAGTTGCGTCAAAAAACTGTGCCACAGCATTAACGATATCTATAAATAAGCAGtgtatactttaattattttttctgtttaATAGTATAAAGTTAGATAGAATGCTGATTTCGTGAATTTTTCTTGAAgactataatattttttagttGACGCTAAGGCCGAGATAGCCGATCTACAAATGCAGATGGAATCTA
Protein-coding sequences here:
- the LOC105277092 gene encoding D-aminoacyl-tRNA deacylase 1 isoform X2, translated to MKAVIQRVSKASVSVDGEIISSIGNGLCVLIGIKRDDGAADMEYIVRKILNTKMFDGDKGKKWGASVMDKKYEILCISQFTLYHVLKGNKLDFHRAMPAQESEPFYMNFLAELRKKYIPELVKDGKFGAMMEVSIQNSGPVTLDIESSVKSISNDSTENVENKKESD